tttgcctaatagtggttccatctctaatttaatatatatatttatactgtaaaattacatttaatcctaatctaatttttccctgtaagtttggatttactccctaatattattattattattattatatatatatatatatatatagagaatggttgtatactgtcaatctaacaagaacgtgacagtagggtgtacaccaccgctgtatagccctaggaggcatcgaacgcctcctgatagctttgacacattttttccctgtgtccttatatacatatacgagagatttagaaattcaatatttcttatatatatatatatatatatatacacacagatgcgtgtatatacacattttagtAAAACTGTTAcacattcttttttacttgttttcagtgatctgaatgcggccatgctggagcacctcgttatgtgtatatattcaaaagtgggctcataattttgtttatagacttatttctatacatacattcctaaatatgtgtgtatgtatatataaacatatgtatatataccgtatataaatatacatacacacaaagagagtGTGTTGAGGAATGTTATAACACTGATTGTTGgtgtgtagaatgcaatgtatGCGATGCAGGTTCGATTCCAGGGTGAACccatttacaataataataataagatcagaGTTTAAtttttctggaaatatttatttgtcaaaataaaagaaagcaaaagattgacgtccaggaataattccaaaaaccatcaaagaattgtctgaaacatcCAAACCAAGAACTTCAAACACTTCATTATCATCCCAtctgaggagtaaatattttggattatcttCAGATATCAGGATTTCATCATCTTcagatgtttcctcttcaatatgtcgaggtatttcgtaaatattgtttcttaaatctgttatataaacacattcaccaattaTGGTCAGACGAGGTCTTATTACATATCCCCGACCATAAAACATCCCTCCTTCTATTCCTATCCTCCTCACTAAAGACTTTTCCCTGAACCATTCCACAAGACACAAAGCTTCACAATATCCaaaattctcctcctcctccatctccctcctcaaaacaacaacatcaccaaaagaTGTGACTCCCACACCATCCACCCTTTCATCTCCCTCAAACCTTCCCAATCTCCCCATCTTCCCACCACacacttcatctttacatttcccatcgttgatatcaaccacatccacataaTAAGAGTCAAAGGTGTCGGGGTCATCGCAATAATAGTAAAACTTGTTGTTTCTCCATATTCTTTGGTATTTCTTGTGTCTCTCTTCTTGAGTTATGTCTCTAAAATAATGACCACCACACACGAGTTGATTGTcattgtatttataaatcctgttgtagtatttctcagttctgatggtttttaaacgacggagatccctgttgaagaccgtcatttctctcccaaaggcgacaatgaaacattcctctgtccaccgacatatgtccaggggtggtcgttgttgttgttcatgttgaagtatgtccactgttgttgttgttgttctgattaatgtgacactttctcgaaacatcaacacactcacattttcatctaacttaattagtttactgtTCCGGTCCCTAATGTccataaaatcataatcaacaggttccttgaatgcaggaatggaaagagggaccattgctgtcctatatggaagtttcctcactgatatttcatcaattcctgaattattaatctccgctatgtaattaccacatctcacctttaatctaccttcaccaattatttcacctgatttacctcttcttcttcctcctccatctccatctcctcctctgtattccaatttattaattaattccttactgaatatttccttgttcgtttcagatgtaatggaagggaaatgaagaccagaatcaagatttaatgacgacacagattccagaatgttcacttggtccccatcaatctttatgcaatgacattcaatcaattcaatatgtacacaccagtaaataccccccacttttctccatattacaccataagggatgagactcgaccaaacttgagatgtctgcaaatcttctccattcagttgaaatatttctttccttttaggaaccgtggccattatgtgtgattcttgtgcaaaacacacaccaccaactaaacttgcaacatttctgtgacatagcaactggccgtcttcatcgaatattttaacatttccattattgactttttcacacacaactgtctttccttcctcagaaacatcaaaatcttttacttgaacaggacattcgtctgtttgtaaacgagcaaccgtgaagctgtctcgattcaccataaacaacccttcaacatacaattcattctctctccttcccctcgtGAGACTTCCGACAAACCTTGGTCCTTTACAGTCTATACTGGAGAAATATActtcatttttataaattcttttatttaaaaatattctcttgtattccccattctgggtcaaacacaaaatgtttcgatatccagagaaaccaaaatatttaTCCCACTGaccataaatgtacaaaaaactgtcatcaaTTGTCATCCTGTCATCAACACCCCTAAAAAAATAATCATACAGCATGTAGTGTCTGACTGAATGTAGATATTGACCATTACttttgaagaaaatgatgaatctccagttgaagacaatgatgacattttcagaagtAACTTTAATATCATGGATTCTATCAAAATAATTTCCatcttcttttctcattcttaatggttcaggtatgtctattttttttatttcctccacactcgaatgtatttcatcaatatcaacaaaatacaaATGATCTCCATCTCTCCAATCACTAAAAATCAGTTGATTGTTTGATAAAGAAGCCACACATTCATAATTATTTCTCGTTTGGTAAATTACCAACGACAATggaaattccacttttaatgtcaacagttggtgtttattatcatcattacgatCCCCAGTCATAATGACCAGTGTGTTTGACTGCCatcgacacattttaatatatctatgaacattcactttgattgaatccaaaacgtgaccatccaatgtgaatatcttaatgtttccatTCTCCATGTCACATCCTGCAATCAGATTATTTTCTGTAAGACCCAAAGATCTAATCTCTGCTGGTCCTTTGTCTCCCAAATGTTTAGGGACAGGAATATGTCtggctttatcagaaactgtGAGGTCCTGTAGATGTAAAgtggaagacaacatttcactgacagaaatgtttctggaaaatacatccaccaggtcgatataataattaagttgattatttgtaacgagatcattaaccaacaaattatgatcgtttatggcaaacatacggcttctgtctatcagataaacaaacgtttggtcaatagatccaccttggagattgaggggacgtttcacttgggacattaaaacactggggACCATTTGACgaccgccatgaccaccaccacctattgtAGTGTTGTACTGAAAAACTTTTTCCTTAGTAACAATTAatagcttttctgttttcttgtctattgataatgatttcacaaaaacagggatattaattgtcttaattacttCAACTTGATTATAATAAATGATGGCTAAAATGTTTAAATGTGatggtttatcacaataacaaacaatttcaccttcacccatcttacacatccgtacataaggctgccttaatgatacacttctcactgtctttgataggtttccgatgacccataattgtttctgtaggggtaatgtgacacctatatgattagaatcccatcgacatatatctgtggctgtagacggcagagataatctggacacaatgtctccttcctcagaaatgtataacaagcaatcatggttgatgtcagacaccaccaactgtccattggacagataacatatttcgccaatgacaagtttttggtcattctccttttctttgagtcgtagatttagatttctgatTAAGGATTTTTTGTGTGTAAACAACAGCCAGACGACCGGTCTTGGTACTTATAAGATGAACCCTGTTGAGTTGAGTGTCCGGGACATAAagagttccttggaaaacagcaatgtgagggtGAACAGGAAGGGCAGATCCCACTGCCATTTCATTTCTCCATATAGATCGTAACATCTGAGAACAGAGTGTCTCTtgaagaggacatagaaataaacattatcagagtagatgtgatgagggtagccatagaatggaaggtatttttgaaaaagttcttcaccacatgtggaataaaataccattttattttcgcttccatctacgactacaaaattaattggagttgcagcaatgctgacattatgatgtcccagagaaattctttctgcaatgtcaactttatcttcGTTGATCAAGAGGATATGGACCTCGTGTTTGTTTCCATTTGTGGTTAGAGCTAAACACTTATTTGATACAACATGACATAGTTTAATGTAATCAGTATGGACTTTCATTAAAGGGCCTTTCATTAGCTCAGGGCATGTGATACACTGAAATTCTTTGTTTTCACGGTAAAACACCAGAAATCCTTTAGAATTCATTCTACAAAAGCAAGAAGGAATCTCAAGGAAAGttgaattattttggttaattatttctcCAGTCTCAGTGAATAATATAGCTTTATTATTCCTGTAgaatattaatatagaagatgtagacaTAGGTAGAATATTAGTCATATTGTAGCAATCCTCAATATAAATACAGTTGTTCAATGTTGGGCTCCATAGCTGAGGGTTATATGACTGCCTGGGCCAAAAGTCTTCATTTGTTCCAATGATATGAAGGGCATCAAAATAATCggttacaaaaatgttttctttgccaacagaaatatggcggcATTTCATGCCAATTTCTCTTGTTGTCACAGCACCTGTACCTGATATCCGATAAATAATATGTCCCTGGAGGACATAAAAATGGTTTTGGTACACAGTGATGTGGCTTGGAATGTCCAGGGAATTGGTATCCACCTCAAATAACTGCTGGCCATCCACATTGTAACAGGTAACCCTGTTAATACTGGAAAAGGATACTAAGAGTTTATTTTGTGCTCCTACAGCAATATCTGTTGGTGTTTCTTTGGTtatgaatttgtattttattctattctcttcCCAGTCAATGACGTATATGGTCCGACCAAACATTTCTACACCTATAAGCGTAGAATGTTCCAAATAAGAAACCAAGATTAATCCTAGTTGAATTCTTTTGATTTCCAAACTTAAAGGGTTGATAATAAGAATCATTTTTTTGAAGGGTAGGGTGGCCAGGACTGTGTCTTGACTGATTCTAGTAAAGTCAGTAACAGAAGATGAGCAATGAACTTCATTTCTGTTGCCGTCTCTTGTTACACAACATATTGTCATACAGTGGCGGGAATATGTTACAATACCCCCTTGTATGACAACAATATTGGATATTGGGTTGCTTAAGTCTTCACCAGATTCCTCAATCCTTGTTTCTGTGGTCACAGCTGGCCGAAGAGGCCGAAATTTTGTGGTTACTTTTGGTGGTTCAATGGTCTTGTGGTTGTATGGGTTACAGGTGACATAAATGTCACAGAGTCTTTGTTGAAACCAATCAAGGTTTTGGTgaacaaaatcattattttgttttgcaaattcCAGAAATCTTGGCATTTTACGTTTGACATTATGTAAAACACGAGATCCATTTAAACCCAGAGAGTCCATTTGATTACATTTATCCTTTACATAATCTATAAACGTATTGATGTGGTCTGTTTTGATTAGTGTTCGGTAACATGTCACAATATGAAGAAAACTTGGTAACATGGACTTTTCCTGTTCCTCagatttctttgtgtcttttctttcctgttcttctgttttctttgtgttttgtgtatgtaatatttggGGAAGATTTGGTGTAGTTTCCTTATAAATTGGTCTTGTTTCACAGACTGTGGCAGGAATGAGAgccaacattttgttttcttcattaatcttctccattttatgaatatagaattattatctttttctgtaaatatattcttttctgtggattttgttttcttcctttggaatacaatttatctcttcaaaattcactaatttttacatgaaagctgaaaaaaaatgaaaactttatAAGTTTTGTGAAAAGCTTTTATAAAATAGTATTTACTTGATTCATTCAAACAATTTCAAGGAAAAcacacatttcattaaatatatttagtaaattgTTTAATTGACAGTGaagttaaacatttaaactgttttcaatggaataatcattagaaataaaactttgagatataaatacaccattaTCTTTATTGACTGAATATAAGTGATGGTGAAAAGTTTTGGAGTAAGAAGGAATATAAAATTTCGttgaggttatttctacagatattatcGGTAGAAATTATAATAAGGACTGATTTCCTGCTACAACATTTCATATCAGACGGaaacaatgagatcaaagagaaaaacatcTGTTGTTTGTTCTCATTGTTTGTTTCATCTGACATCTCAATAGGAAACGTTTTAGCAAAAAATCAGAACCAACTATAATTTCTATGGAATATCAATAGAATAATGTGAAAAACACTGCTAACAATGTAGAATGTGAAATCTTAAGAACAGGAAAAGTCCATGTTACCAAGTTTTCTTCATATTGTGACATGTTACCGAACACTAATCAAAACAGATCACATCGATACGTTAATAGATTATGTAAAGGATAAATGTAATC
The DNA window shown above is from Octopus sinensis linkage group LG30, ASM634580v1, whole genome shotgun sequence and carries:
- the LOC118768592 gene encoding uncharacterized protein LOC118768592, which codes for MTVFNRDLRRLKTIRTEKYYNRIYKYNDNQLVCGGHYFRDITQEERHKKYYYCDDPDTFDSYYVDVVDINDGKCKDEVCGGKMGRLGRFEGDERVDGVGVTSFGDVVVLRREMEEEENFGYCEALCLVEWFREKSLVRRIGIEGGMFYGRGYVIRPRLTIIGECVYITDLRNNIYEIPRHIEEETSEDDEILISEDNPKYLLLRWDDNEVFEVLGLDVSDNSLMVFGIIPGRQSFAFFYFDK